From the Nomia melanderi isolate GNS246 unplaced genomic scaffold, iyNomMela1 scaffold0739, whole genome shotgun sequence genome, one window contains:
- the LOC143176692 gene encoding LOW QUALITY PROTEIN: uncharacterized protein LOC143176692 (The sequence of the model RefSeq protein was modified relative to this genomic sequence to represent the inferred CDS: substituted 1 base at 1 genomic stop codon), protein MHTQAAIITVFMNIASALIGYDCGGSTLNVTTFSILDQPSCEIETIEPTTQNEEIQLLQLAEFNAATITQCRIEIDRTINYCGMHSHSSIVQNGRQQYLFPISRDSCQILYATGATSISQTIQITGITVNSTSTRSVTLSGTVQMDGTCEGSTYSDPFGTWSNVVVQALVRITLKHLQVPVNLDTNKIILPSGQRCRFQSGTCLDAEDGYTFWDVVPPTHCTFDHYDILYEGPATKVSHPKEHTVIHTATSGDATFALTQTGQSGLCGYTLFHTEHPKLFILNTATGKFKSKTRMSTDNLDLFTYVNAKFIYVEKHIKTQIIQLYKDTVTQKCRLEQXITQNMLSLIQAAPDDVATILAKGPGHLAIQAGEAIHLVKCVPVTVTLRKTRNCFLELPVSYRNQSFFLTPKNRILSPSGTQRDCNDLLPTMYELHGTWYKMLPRPTESMAPTTMGRLTESSWKYVDPSNIATGGIYSSDELETLRNHIMFPVQRNSIINSLAQGATGQQYSIDNVKIHHFFDEETLNRIAESTARRMWNGFLTFGSVSAGIIGIYITLRIIKLVVNTVLNAISLHAAYGWSLRLIAATWSSLTHFCLRIQKTQNSENPQMRECIRPKSPVYAEISVMQETASAPRDAPPATEVREPTVRHLRDSFRQPFPRSYRRPDTPGNSDDFSP, encoded by the coding sequence ATGCACACCCAAGCAGCCATAATTACCGTGTTCATGAACATCGCCTCCGCCCTCATCGGATACGATTGCGGAGGATCCACACTAAACGTTACCACATTTTCCATACTGGATCAACCATCGTGCGAAATCGAAACAATCGAACCGACTACGCAAAACGAGGAAATTCAGTTACTGCAGCTTGCAGAATTCAATGCGGCAACCATCACGCAATGCCGAATCGAAATCGACCGGACAATAAACTACTGCGGCATGCACTCGCATTCGTCAATAGTCCAAAACGGACGACAACAATACCTGTTTCCAATCTCACGTGATTCGTGCCAGATCCTGTACGCTACAGGAGCCACCTCAATCTCGCAAACGATCCAGATAACAGGCATCACAGTGAACTCAACGTCAACGAGAAGTGTCACCCTCAGTGGAACCGTACAGATGGACGGAACATGCGAGGGATCAACATACAGCGACCCGTTTGGCACCTGGTCGAACGTGGTCGTTCAGGCGCTCGTACGCATTACATTAAAACATCTCCAGGTTCCAGTCAACCTGGATACCAATAAAATCATCCTTCCATCAGGGCAGAGATGCCGCTTCCAGTCCGGTACGTGCCTCGACGCGGAGGATGGTTACACGTTCTGGGACGTGGTCCCACCAACACACTGCACCTTCGATCACTACGACATCCTCTACGAAGGCCCTGCAACAAAAGTTTCTCATCCTAAGGAACATACAGTAATTCACACAGCAACCTCTGGAGACGCAACATTCGCTCTCACCCAGACGGGACAATCCGGCCTATGCGGCTACACCTTGTTCCACACGGAACATCCGAAACTCTTCATATTGAATACTGCCACGGGAAAATTCAAATCTAAGACAAGAATGTCAACCGACAACCTGGACCTTTTCACGTACGTAAACGCAAAATTTATCTACGTGGAAAAACACATAAAAACGCAAATAATCCAACTGTACAAAGACACCGTAACGCAAAAGTGTCGACTAGAACAATAGATCACCCAGAATATGTTGAGCCTAATTCAGGCAGCCCCAGACGACGTCGCCACCATCCTGGCCAAAGGACCCGGCCATCTAGCCATCCAAGCCGGAGAAGCTATCCATTTAGTTAAGTGTGTGCCGGTCACTGTCACCCTCAGGAAAACCCGGAACTGCTTTTTGGAGCTACCCGTGTCGTACCGTAACCAATCGTTCTTCCTAACGCCTAAAAACCGCATCCTGTCGCCGAGCGGCACCCAGAGAGATTGTAACGATCTCCTACCCACCATGTACGAACTCCACGGGACATGGTACAAAATGCTACCACGCCCCACGGAAAGTATGGCACCAACTACGATGGGTAGACTAACAGAATCATCATGGAAATACGTAGACCCATCAAACATCGCCACCGGCGGCATATATTCGTCGGACGAACTGGAAACCCTTAGAAACCATATTATGTTCCCAGTGCAACGGAACTCCATAATCAACAGCCTTGCACAAGGAGCAACAGGGCAACAATATTCAATAGACAACGTAAAAATACACCACTTCTTCGACGAAGAGACCCTAAATAGGATTGCAGAATCCACGGCAAGAAGGATGTGGAATGGATTTCTCACCTTTGGTTCAGTGAGCGCAGGGATCATTGGAATCTACATCACGCTTCGAATAATCAAACTAGTAGTGAACACGGTACTCAACGCCATTAGCCTTCACGCAGCTTACGGATGGAGTCTACGCCTGATTGCAGCCACCTGGAGCTCCCTGACACACTTCTGTCTGCGTATCCAAAAGACTCAAAACAGTGAAAACCCCCAAATGCGCGAATGCATTCGACCTAAGTCCCCCGTATACGCCGAAATATCGGTAATGCAAGAAACAGCGAGTGCGCCCCGTGATGCCCCACCGGCCACAGAAGTGCGCGAACCCACCGTCAGACACTTAAGAGACTCATTCCGCCAACCTTTCCCTCGAAGCTACCGCCGCCCGGACACGCCGGGAAATTCGGACGATTTTTCGCCGTAA